Proteins encoded in a region of the Ranitomeya imitator isolate aRanImi1 chromosome 9, aRanImi1.pri, whole genome shotgun sequence genome:
- the LOC138649806 gene encoding chymotrypsin A-like: MAILCLLSFIALLGTTYGCGRPAIQPVLTGYSRIVNGEEAIPGSWPWQVSLQDNTGFHFCGGSLISDEWVITAAHCSVRTSHKVVLGEFDQSSSSEDTQVKTIAKVFKHPNYSTFTIKNDITLIKLSSPIKTRADVSPVCVAMATDNYEGGLKCVTTGWGLTDSSASQTPARLQQVALPLLTNTECKKYWGNKIHDVMICAGADGASSCMGDSGGPLVCQKDGSWTLVGIVSWGSGTCSPSSPGVYARVTELRNFIDQTVAAN; this comes from the exons ATGGCAATACTTTGTCTCCTGTCTTTCATTGCCCTTTTGGGCACAACCTATG GATGTGGAAGACCAGCTATCCAGCCGGTCCTTACAGGATATTCTAGAATTGTGAATGGGGAGGAAGCTATCCCAGGATCCTGGCCATGGCAGGTCTCCCTTCAG GACAATACTGGATTTCACTTCTGTGGTGGATCCCTTATCAGTGATGAATGGGTCATAACTGCTGCTCACTGTAGTGTCAG GACTTCACATAAGGTTGTTTTAGGTGAATTTGACCAGAGTTCATCTTCTGAAGACACTCAGGTGAAAACCATTGCCAAG GTCTTCAAGCACCCGAACTACAGTACTTTCACTATAAAAAATGACATTACGCTGATCAAATTGTCTTCCCCCATTAAAACACGAGCCGATGTGTCCCCTGTTTGCGTGGCAATGGCTACTGACAACTATGAAGGTGGTCTGAAGTGTGTCACCACAGGATGGGGGCTGACAGACTCCTCAG CAAGTCAAACCCCTGCTAGGCTGCAACAGGTAGCGCTGCCTCTCCTCACCAACACCGAATGCAAGAAATATTGGGGTAACAAGATCCACGATGTCATGATCTGCGCTGGAGCCGATGGAGCCTCCTCCTGCATG GGTGACTCTGGAGGTCCTCTTGTATGTCAGAAGGATGGAAGCTGGACTTTGGTTGGAATAGTATCCTGGGGAAGCGGTACCTGCTCTCCATCATCTCCCGGGGTGTACGCTCGGGTCACTGAACTCAGAAACTTTATTGACCAAACTGTTGCTGCCAACTAA